The Nitrospira sp. genome includes a region encoding these proteins:
- a CDS encoding UDP-glucose/GDP-mannose dehydrogenase family protein yields the protein MHISVIGTGYVGLVTGACFAEFGVNVTCMDNDSRRIEKLNKGEIPFFEPGVAELVAKGTKEGRLGFTTDIAQAVDKALVIFIAVGTPPSQDGSADLSFVKEVGRGIALHMNSYKVIVTKSTVPVGTGEAIREVVKKTQKSPIRFDMVSNPEFLREGSAIEDFMRPNRVVIGADSDQAVAIMKDLYRPLYLIETPIVVTDVPTAELIKYASNAFLATKISFINEIANLCERVGANVQLVAKGMGLDHRIGSKFLHAGPGFGGSCFPKDLAALIQTGERNGYPMQIASAASHVNDVQRGRMVEKIRDAVGGLKGKTLAFLGLSFKPNTNDLREAPALAIGRDLVAEGATIRAYDPEALAEACQMMPELKPCQDAYHAAEGADALVIMTEWNVFRNLDFEKLKSVMRAPLLIDLRNVYDPERVTSAGFKHVSVGRAVYGPK from the coding sequence ATGCATATCAGTGTGATCGGAACCGGCTACGTCGGACTGGTGACAGGCGCCTGTTTTGCTGAATTTGGCGTGAATGTCACCTGCATGGATAACGATAGCCGAAGAATTGAAAAGCTCAATAAGGGAGAAATCCCGTTTTTTGAGCCTGGCGTGGCGGAACTTGTGGCGAAGGGGACCAAGGAAGGTCGGTTAGGTTTCACGACGGACATTGCTCAGGCTGTGGACAAGGCGCTGGTGATTTTTATCGCCGTGGGTACTCCACCAAGCCAAGATGGCAGCGCCGACCTGTCGTTTGTCAAAGAAGTAGGGAGAGGCATTGCTCTCCACATGAATAGTTATAAAGTGATTGTCACCAAGTCAACGGTGCCGGTTGGGACCGGCGAAGCGATTCGCGAAGTCGTGAAAAAAACGCAGAAATCGCCGATCCGGTTCGACATGGTTTCGAATCCGGAATTTCTTCGGGAGGGATCGGCCATCGAGGATTTCATGCGGCCGAATCGTGTGGTCATCGGTGCAGACAGTGATCAGGCGGTCGCCATTATGAAGGATCTCTATCGTCCGCTTTACCTGATTGAAACCCCGATCGTCGTGACTGATGTGCCGACGGCGGAGTTGATCAAGTATGCGTCCAATGCGTTTCTTGCGACGAAGATTTCATTTATCAACGAAATCGCCAATCTGTGCGAGCGGGTTGGAGCCAACGTTCAACTGGTGGCGAAGGGCATGGGATTGGATCACCGAATCGGGTCCAAGTTTCTCCACGCGGGTCCCGGCTTTGGCGGGTCGTGCTTTCCGAAAGACTTGGCCGCGCTCATTCAAACCGGCGAACGCAACGGCTATCCTATGCAGATTGCCTCTGCTGCGTCACATGTCAACGATGTCCAACGTGGGCGGATGGTCGAAAAGATTCGGGATGCCGTCGGCGGATTGAAGGGGAAAACGTTGGCGTTCCTTGGCCTGTCGTTTAAGCCCAACACGAACGATCTCAGGGAGGCTCCGGCGTTGGCGATCGGGCGGGATCTTGTGGCGGAAGGTGCGACTATTCGCGCGTATGATCCCGAGGCACTGGCGGAAGCTTGTCAGATGATGCCGGAACTCAAACCCTGCCAGGATGCCTATCATGCAGCGGAAGGGGCAGATGCGTTGGTGATCATGACCGAATGGAACGTCTTCAGAAATCTCGACTTTGAAAAGCTGAAGTCCGTCATGCGCGCGCCGCTCTTGATCGACCTCCGGAATGTCTATGATCCTGAACGAGTCACATCAGCGGGATTCAAGCACGTGTCGGTGGGGCGAGCGGTCTACGGCCCTAAATGA
- a CDS encoding fused MFS/spermidine synthase, with the protein MKCVEYNPTPRPTQYQEKGFQTPIHSMTLHPPRIPRWFLLGTALVTGAVVMALEILGSRLLAPVFGSSLFVWGALIGVILAAMSSGYAFGGWISDRYTSGRVLAALLLFSGGWTFLVAWMNQPVLFEIEKLVQDPRWGPCLAATVLLAPPAFGLSGVLPAMLRLAVADMDHLGRQTGRMIALSTVGSLVGTWGTAFFLLSWLGSQSLLAWLGGIQVGLGILWLMQGIPSRPLVSLIVVGCIALLGTLALHPIQRLRAPIHQEESPYQQVRIREDDLFRYLVLDRTFHATMWKVEPDSLFLPYSQMMVASLALVSEPKRGLIIGHGGGSIAKWLARRWPTLELDIVEFDPVVVRMAEAYFAYRPPANHHVYVKDGRAFLNATDQAYDLIWIDAFARDMIPFHLTTAEFYALVRARLNPDGIVAVNLASSGKEGDLARASAVVQTMKQAFPVLESFAVEGPWKTGMSPAKNLVFFGGRFIEQASTTQTLSKMTEAALNQRLPMETIALLNTRRTDPWPQGVVLSDDFAPYDLLLGRERSQLAE; encoded by the coding sequence GTGAAATGCGTTGAGTACAATCCGACGCCGCGTCCCACTCAATATCAGGAGAAGGGTTTTCAGACTCCCATCCACTCGATGACGCTTCACCCACCTCGCATTCCACGTTGGTTCTTGCTCGGCACCGCTCTTGTGACCGGAGCAGTCGTGATGGCCTTGGAAATTTTGGGAAGCCGGCTCTTGGCCCCTGTGTTCGGCAGTTCGCTGTTCGTATGGGGAGCCTTGATCGGCGTGATTCTCGCCGCGATGAGCAGCGGATATGCGTTCGGCGGATGGATCTCCGATCGGTATACCAGCGGACGAGTCCTGGCGGCCTTATTGCTGTTTTCCGGTGGATGGACGTTTCTCGTCGCATGGATGAACCAGCCGGTTCTGTTTGAGATCGAGAAGCTCGTACAGGATCCCCGTTGGGGCCCATGTCTCGCCGCAACCGTCCTCCTGGCTCCACCCGCATTCGGCCTGAGCGGAGTCTTACCAGCCATGTTGCGGTTGGCCGTAGCCGATATGGACCACCTCGGTCGGCAGACGGGCCGCATGATCGCCCTCTCCACCGTGGGTAGCCTGGTCGGCACCTGGGGAACCGCCTTCTTTCTGTTATCCTGGCTTGGCAGCCAGTCTCTCCTTGCCTGGTTGGGCGGCATTCAGGTCGGACTTGGGATCCTGTGGCTGATGCAAGGCATACCCTCTCGCCCCCTCGTCTCGCTGATTGTGGTCGGATGCATCGCGCTGCTGGGAACATTGGCACTCCATCCTATCCAACGACTCAGGGCCCCCATCCATCAAGAGGAAAGTCCGTACCAGCAGGTCCGTATTCGTGAAGATGATTTGTTCCGGTACCTCGTCTTGGACCGGACATTCCACGCCACCATGTGGAAAGTCGAACCAGATTCTCTGTTTCTCCCCTACAGTCAAATGATGGTCGCGTCGCTGGCACTAGTGTCCGAGCCAAAGCGTGGCCTTATTATCGGTCATGGCGGTGGTTCAATAGCGAAGTGGTTGGCACGACGGTGGCCCACATTGGAATTGGATATCGTGGAGTTCGACCCGGTGGTGGTCCGCATGGCCGAAGCGTATTTTGCGTATCGCCCCCCGGCCAATCACCATGTCTATGTGAAGGATGGTCGAGCCTTTCTCAACGCGACAGATCAGGCATACGACCTCATCTGGATCGACGCGTTTGCACGTGACATGATCCCGTTTCATCTCACGACTGCGGAGTTTTACGCGTTGGTGCGAGCACGCTTGAATCCAGACGGTATTGTTGCAGTCAACCTGGCCTCGTCCGGAAAAGAAGGGGATCTGGCCCGTGCGTCGGCGGTCGTGCAGACGATGAAGCAGGCTTTCCCGGTTCTGGAGAGTTTTGCCGTGGAAGGACCATGGAAGACCGGCATGTCCCCGGCGAAGAACTTGGTGTTCTTTGGAGGCCGATTCATTGAACAGGCCTCGACCACCCAGACCCTTTCAAAAATGACTGAGGCGGCACTGAATCAACGATTACCGATGGAAACCATCGCGTTATTGAATACGCGACGAACCGACCCCTGGCCTCAAGGCGTAGTGTTGAGCGACGACTTCGCCCCGTATGATCTGCTTCTCGGACGAGAGCGCTCGCAATTGGCGGAGTAA
- the otsB gene encoding trehalose-phosphatase — MDYLLTEAGTLELEKLIKGRSLYAFDFDGTLAKIVREHHAARLSRPIRFWLEKLAQGAPTAIISGRSVEDLKSRVGTVVPHLIGNHGSEGPHTREEDQQQVRETCRAWLQFVTERFHDELAHCGVSIENKSYSLSFHYRTVDRRDAARILINRVIGELSPPPRIVLGKSVVNVMPPTASHKGTALLEYMRRLDCPTALYVGDDETDEDVFALRDHRILTVRVGKKKGSSARYFLKRQAEITAVLQFLVEGGDRGLQTWSGCHEQGVSRPTPHPNE; from the coding sequence ATGGATTATCTCTTGACGGAAGCAGGAACACTGGAATTGGAGAAACTCATAAAGGGGAGGTCGCTCTACGCATTTGATTTCGACGGAACCTTGGCGAAGATCGTTCGAGAACATCATGCGGCGAGACTGTCACGTCCCATCCGCTTCTGGCTTGAAAAACTTGCACAGGGAGCTCCCACCGCGATTATCTCGGGACGCTCGGTCGAAGATCTGAAGTCGCGGGTTGGGACGGTCGTCCCGCACTTGATTGGGAACCATGGCTCAGAAGGCCCCCATACGCGCGAGGAGGATCAGCAGCAGGTTCGCGAGACCTGTCGAGCATGGTTGCAGTTTGTGACCGAGCGGTTTCACGATGAGCTGGCGCACTGCGGGGTGTCTATTGAGAATAAGTCCTATTCGCTCTCATTTCATTATAGAACTGTCGATCGCCGAGATGCGGCGCGGATACTGATCAATCGAGTGATCGGCGAGTTGTCTCCTCCGCCGCGCATTGTCCTCGGGAAATCCGTTGTGAATGTGATGCCGCCGACGGCCTCGCACAAGGGGACGGCATTGTTGGAGTACATGCGTCGGCTAGACTGTCCCACGGCGCTTTATGTGGGGGATGACGAAACGGATGAGGATGTCTTTGCGTTGAGGGACCATCGCATCCTGACCGTCAGGGTCGGTAAGAAGAAGGGTTCATCAGCCCGTTATTTTCTGAAAAGACAGGCAGAAATCACCGCCGTACTGCAGTTCCTGGTCGAGGGCGGTGATCGCGGTCTTCAGACCTGGAGTGGGTGCCATGAACAGGGAGTTTCCAGACCAACCCCTCACCCTAACGAATAG